In the Topomyia yanbarensis strain Yona2022 chromosome 3, ASM3024719v1, whole genome shotgun sequence genome, one interval contains:
- the LOC131688087 gene encoding uncharacterized protein LOC131688087, producing MASSPSKQEKCLYCKLAESDDIDWVQCEECQYWAHFSCAGVNQEVANVSWRCPRCSPQSARRLKVPETTAKNHGKKSAPNSDAGSDRGAGSVLDLTEQQLEEEQLAMEMAFAKQIELRKQRLAKQQAWNERRMKLEWEMREQELRAQREMEQRQLEHEQKMPIGRRTINKVNALKGQYGAVSGASASKPEQKVDDWMLDYRGAYPKPGYLQTEDKLACPKKVPLDKSFTIEAGQFERSNEDVSDGEVSEVPPSRCSRSSFQRCGDGNGSGCIVSRITRDQLAARKAVSQNLPKFEGEAEVWPLFISSFEYTTAACGFSNLENLKRLQDCLQGDALEAVRSRLVLPDSVPDVIRDLRNLFVKPEKLLRTLLSKVRNAPSPRADRLETFISFGITVKQLCDHLEASGLCDHLNNPMLVQELVDKLPPSYKLDWVRYKRGKVDSPLRMFTNFTNDIVSDVSEVTEFSTLSLSEREPSRMGKGNSRKKEFVHLHDADQVSEEIQRETVTKPCWICKRTDHLIRCCEEFKRMNIAARLREVERQNLCGLCLNKHGNSRCTSKIRCFMQNCRGGHHPLLHRVEESVRLQKVECNATEKADSAVIFRMMPVTLYVGKRQFDTTAFFDEGSSATLVDDLVARRLKAEGTLEPLIVTWTGNINRFENDSRKVELMMSAKGSKEKFPLFNTRTVSELVLPKQNVRFADVVKKYSHLAGVPVRDYPSGKPRILLGLDNVHLFAPLESRVGKPNEPIAVRSKIGWTVYGSENRRPSAYTYLNLHSIVPASNQGLHDMMREQYMLDETAIATFAVPEPVEEKRAREMLETTTKRVGDRFETGLLWREDARRFPDSYPMAVRRMKALDRKLNRNSDLKKNVCQQIEDYQVKHYAHKASEAELKGTPQTAVWYLPLNVVVNPKKPSKVRLVWDAAASVNGVSLNSELLKGPDMLVPLPRVICNFRERPVAFGGDIQEMYHQIRIRPEDRQAQRFLFRANSEEAPQVYVMDVATFGSTCSPCSAQFVKNLNAADFSEKYPEAVEAIVKRHYVDDYYDSVDTIEEAIQRASEVRYIHSCGGFRIRNWVSNSARFLEQIGERSVDSAVHFNWDMNTEYERVLGVVWDPVGGEFRFATEWKAEYNKVFLEEKRPTKRIVLSIVMAQFDPAGFLAPVTILGKMLVQDLWRTGCDWDDAIDELSFRKWLRWTNILADVPVFKLPRSYFGTARSDEVEEVQLHIFADASETAYGCVAYFRAIVRSKVVCSLVMSRAKVAPLKQLSIPRLELLAAVLAARLARTIEQNHNFTISRVVFWIDAEVVLSWIRSDQRRYKQFVGFRIGEILSLTKLTDWRWVPTRLNVADLVTKWGKGLEIHPNSPWVRGQQFLYDSVEKWPKRELPPANTTEELRVHLMLHDVQVAQAIVDANRFSKWTVLVRTMACVIRFVSNCRRKSKKLPIETLKATSRQSRVLQPTAAASVRVALQQSEYEKAELWLMKMAQAECFIDELKVLVRNKDRPVSQWLSIEKSSALYKLTPLIDENGLIRMEGRAEKAELLSFDLRFPTILPHQHKITQLIVQHYHEKSGHGYRQAVKNELKQLFYIPQLDAVVRKVSSSCVWCKVHRSRPRVPRMAPLPVQRLTPNLRPFSYTGVDYLGPFAVTVGRRTEKRWVALFTCLATRAVHLEVAHGLTTQSCLMAIHRFIGRRGWPMEFLSDNGTNFLGASKELEGVVREIGEDCADQLTSARTKWTFNPPLAPHMGGVWERLVRSVKEAFVALDDGRRLTDEILQTVVVEAEDMINSRPLTYVSQECDEAEALTPNHFLRGLSPNQPSVNLPPPHPAAALRDAFQRSQQLASILWERWVKEYIPSLNQRTKWFGESRPLRIGDLVYVVEGSNRKCWIRGVIEEVIVSGDGRIRQAWVRTNSGRYRQATAKLAVMEFGNSEPDASSGTGLRAGECSGITGSCTIAPVSN from the exons ATGGCTTCTTCTCCTTCGAAGCAAGAAAAGTGTCTGTACTGCAAACTAGCGGAATCCGATGACATCGATTGGGTTCAATGCGAAGAATGTCAGTATTGGGCTCATTTCTCGTGCGCAGGTGTTAACCAAGAAGTGGCGAACGTTAGTTGGCGTTGTCCGCGATGCTCTCCGCAAAGCGCCCGGCGTCTTAAAGTTCCAGAGACTACGGCTAAGAATCACGGGAAGAAGTCCGCCCCGAATAGCGATGCAGGGTCCGATCGTGGAGCTGGTTCCGTCTTAGACCTGACTGAGCAGCAGTTGGAAGAGGAACAGCTAGCAATGGAGATGGCCTTTGCAAAGCAGATCGAGTTGCGGAAACAGCGTCTTGCTAAGCAGCAGGCTTGGAACGAGAGGCGGATGAAGCTAGAGTGGGAGATGCGCGAGCAGGAGCTACGAGCGCAGCGTGAAATGGAGCAGCGGCAGCTAGAGCATGAGCAGAAAATGCCAATTGGCCGCAGAAC CATTAATAAGGTCAACGCATTGAAGGGCCAATATGGAGCTGTCAGCGGTGCTTCTGCCTCCAAACCGGAACAGAAGGTGGATGACTGGATGCTGGATTATCGCGGAGCATATCCAAAGCCAGGATATCTGCAGACGGAAGATAAACTCGCGTGTCCGAAGAAGGTGCCGTTAGATAAGTCGTTCACCATCGAAGCCGGCCAATTCGAGCGAAGTAACGAAGATGTGAGTGACGGTGAAGTTTCGGAGGTCCCGCCGAGTAGATGCAGTCGAAGCAGCTTTCAAAGGTGCGGAGATGGAAACGGGTCGGGGTGTATCGTGAGTCGTATTACAAGAGATCAGCTAGCTGCTCGCAAAGCGGTCTCTCAGAACCTTCCCAAATTTGAAGGGGAAGCAGAAGTTTGGCCGTTGTTTATCAGCAGTTTCGAGTACACGACTGCAGCTTGCGGATTCTCAAACCTCGAGAATTTGAAGCGTTTGCAGGACTGTCTACAGGGTGACGCACTTGAGGCGGTCAGGAGTCGGCTAGTGCTACCGGACTCTGTTCCGGATGTGATCAGGGATCTTCGAAATCTGTTCGTAAAACCGGAGAAGCTGCTCAGAACGTTGCTGTCGAAGGTGAGGAACGCGCCGTCACCGAGAGCTGATCGATTGGAGACGTTCATCAGCTTCGGGATAACGGTGAAGCAGTTATGCGACCACCTTGAAGCGTCAGGACTTTGCGACCACCTAAACAATCCGATGCTGGTGCAGGAGTTAGTTGACAAGTTGCCACCGAGCTACAAACTGGATTGGGTCCGGTATAAGCGAGGGAAGGTGGACAGTCCGTTGCGAATGTTCACGAACTTCACAAATGACATCGTTTCGGATGTGTCGGAGGTGACGGAGTTCTCGACATTGTCGCTAAGCGAGCGCGAGCCTTCGCGAATGGGGAAAGGAAATTCCCGAAAGAAGGAGTTTGTACATCTCCATGACGCGGACCAGGTTTCTGAGGAAATTCAAAGAGAGACAGTAACTAAGCCGTGCTGGATCTGTAAACGAACGGATCATCTCATCAGGTGCTGTGAGGAGTTTAAGCGGATGAACATTGCCGCCAGGTTGAGAGAGGTTGAGCGACAAAACCTGTGTGGTCTTTGTTTGAACAAGCACGGAAACAGCAGATGCACCTCGAAGATTCGATGCTTCATGCAAAATTGTCGTGGAGGCCATCATCCACTTTTGCATCGAGTGGAGGAATCGGTGCGGCTGCAGAAGGTAGAATGCAATGCTACCGAAAAGGCAGATAGTGCGGTTATTTTCCGTATGATGCCGGTGACGCTTTACGTGGGCAAACGACAGTTCGATACTACTGCATTCTTCGACGAAGGGTCGTCGGCTACGTTGGTAGATGATCTGGTGGCCAGGCGGCTGAAAGCAGAAGGTACTCTAGAGCCGTTGATAGTGACGTGGACGGGCAATATCAACCGCTTTGAGAACGATTCGAGGAAGGTCGAACTGATGATGTCGGCGAAGGGTTCGAAGGAGAAGTTTCCGCTGTTCAACACTCGAACGGTATCAGAGTTGGTGCTGCCGAAGCAGAACGTGCGATTCGCAGATGTGGTAAAAAAATATTCCCATCTTGCAGGCGTTCCGGTGAGAGATTACCCATCGGGAAAGCCGAGAATCCTACTCGGGCTAGACAACGTCCACTTATTTGCGCCGTTGGAGTCGCGGGTCGGTAAGCCAAACGAACCGATTGCCGTGCGGTCGAAGATTGGCTGGACAGTGTATGGTTCGGAGAACCGAAGACCGAGTGCGTACACCTACCTGAATCTGCACTCGATCGTTCCAGCAAGCAATCAAGGTCTCCATGACATGATGCGAGAGCAATACATGCTAGATGAGACAGCGATTGCGACGTTCGCTGTACCGGAGCCCGTGGAGGAGAAAAGAGCTCGAGAGATGCTTGAGACAACGACGAAGCGAGTGGGTGATCGCTTCGAAACGGGGTTGCTGTGGCGTGAGGACGCACGACGATTCCCTGACAGCTATCCGATGGCTGTACGCCGGATGAAGGCTCTGGACCGTAAGCTGAACAGGAATTCAGACTTGAAGAAAAACGTGTGCCAGCAGATCGAGGACTATCAAGTCAAACACTACGCGCACAAGGCGAGTGAAGCCGAACTGAAGGGTACGCCACAAACCGCTGTGTGGTATCTACCGCTGAACGTCGTAGTGAATCCGAAGAAGCCGAGTAAGGTGCGCTTGGTTTGGGATGCTGCAGCATCAGTGAACGGAGTCTCTCTTAACTCAGAGTTACTCAAAGGTCCGGATATGCTAGTTCCGCTTCCCAGAGTAATCTGCAATTTTCGGGAACGGCCAGTAGCATTCGGTGGTGACATTCAAGAAATGTACCATCAGATCCGGATCAGACCTGAGGATAGGCAAGCGCAACGGTTTTTGTTCCGAGCGAACAGTGAGGAAGCTCCGCAGGTGTACGTTATGGACGTTGCCACCTTTGGTTCCACGTGTTCGCCCTGCTCAGCTCAATTTGTGAAGAACTTGAATGCAGCAGATTTCTCGGAGAAGTACCCTGAAGCAGTAGAAGCCATCGTGAAGCGTCACTACGTAGATGACTACTACGACAGCGTGGATACTATCGAAGAAGCGATCCAGCGAGCCAGCGAGGTGAGATACATCCATTCGTGTGGAGGATTTCGGATCAGAAACTGGGTGTCgaactctgctagatttctcgAACAAATAGGAGAAAGGAGTGTCGATTCCGCAGTGCATTTCAACTGGGACATGAACACCGAATACGAGCGTGTGCTAGGCGTCGTTTGGGACCCGGTTGGAGGCGAGTTCCGTTTTGCGACCGAATGGAAAGCAGAGTACAACAAGGTTTTCCTAGAGGAAAAACGCCCGACGAAAAGAATTGTTCTGAGCATTGTGATGGCGCAATTCGATCCAGCAGGATTTCTTGCTCCAGTTACAATTCTCGGGAAAATGCTGGTTCAGGATCTGTGGCGGACAGGCTGCGACTGGGATGACGCAATCGATGAGCTGTCGTTCAGGAAGTGGTTGCGGTGGACCAACATTCTCGCAGACGTGCCAGTGTTTAAGCTACCTCGAAGCTATTTCGGAACTGCGAGATCAGATGAGGTCGAAGAAGTCCAGCTTCACATCTTTGCTGATGCCAGCGAGACGGCGTACGGATGTGTGGCATACTTCCGTGCAATCGTACGGAGTAAGGTGGTATGTTCGCTAGTGATGAGTCGAGCGAAGGTAGCACCGTTGAAGCAGCTGTCGATTCCGCGGCTAGAACTCCTGGCAGCGGTTCTTGCGGCAAGGCTGGCACGAACGATCGAGCAGAATCACAACTTCACGATCAGTAGAGTGGTGTTCTGGATTGACGCAGAAGTGGTGCTGTCCTGGATTCGGTCGGATCAGCGGCGCTACAAGCAATTTGTTGGTTTTCGCATTGGCGAAATTCTTAGTTTGACTAAACTGACAGATTGGCGATGGGTTCCGACGAGATTGAACGTGGCGGATCTGGTAACCAAATGGGGTAAAGGTCTGGAGATACACCCCAACAGCCCGTGGGTACGTGGGCAACAATTTTTGTACGACAGTGTGGAAAAGTGGCCGAAGAGAGAATTACCTCCAGCTAACACTACGGAGGAGCTTCGGGTTCACTTGATGCTGCACGACGTGCAAGTTGCACAGGCTATCGTGGACGCCAATCGCTTTTCTAAGTGGACAGTGCTGGTGAGGACGATGGCGTGCGTAATCCGGTTCGTGTCGAACTGTAGACGAAAGAGCAAAAAACTGCCGATTGAGACGCTAAAAGCAACGAGCAGACAGAGCAGAGTACTACAACCGACGGCAGCTGCGTCAGTACGTGTGGCGCTACAGCAAAGTGAGTACGAGAAGGCGGAACTATGGCTGATGAAGATGGCACAGGCGGAGTGTTTCATCGATGAGTTGAAGGTACTGGTCAGGAATAAGGATCGGCCGGTGAGCCAATGGCTGTCGATCGAGAAGTCCAGTGCACTCTACAAACTTACTCCGCTGATTGACGAAAACGGGCTGATTCGAATGGAGGGGAGAGCAGAGAAAGCAGAGTTGCTGTCATTCGATCTACGTTTTCCAACGATCCTGCCACATCAGCATAAAATCACGCAGCTGATTGTTCAGCATTACCACGAGAAGAGCGGTCACGGATATCGACAGGCGGTGAAGAACGAGCTGAAGCAGTTGTTCTACATTCCGCAGCTTGACGCAGTAGTCCGGAAGGTGTCGTCGTCTTGCGTATGGTGTAAGGTCCATCGAAGTCGGCCTCGAGTTCCACGAATGGCTCCGCTACCAGTGCAGCGGTTAACACCGAATCTTCGTCCCTTTAGTTACACAGGTGTGGATTATTTGGGCCCATTTGCTGTTACTGTAGGACGCCGAACGGAGAAGAGATGGGTCGCATTGTTCACCTGCTTGGCAACCCGCGCGGTGCACCTGGAGGTGGCTCACGGACTGACTACGCAGTCGTGCTTGATGGCGATTCACCGGTTCATTGGTCGGCGAGGTTGGCCGATGGAGTTTCTGTCCGACAATGGGACGAACTTCCTAGGAGCCAGTAAGGAACTGGAAGGAGTTGTTCGAGAAATAGGAGAAGATTGTGCGGATCAGCTGACTAGCGCGAGAACGAAGTGGACGTTCAACCCCCCTTTGGCTCCTCACATGGGAGGAGTATGGGAGCGTCTCGTTCGGTCGGTTAAGGAGGCATTCGTGGCGCTTGATGATGGGAGACGGTTGACGGACGAAATTTTGCAGACGGTAGTGGTGGAAGCGGAAGACATGATCAATTCTCGCCCGCTAACGTACGTGTCTCAAGAGTGTGACGAAGCGGAGGCACTCACTCCAAACCACTTTTTGCGGGGACTCTCCCCAAATCAGCCTAGCGTGAATCTTCCCCCACCTCATCCAGCAGCAGCACTTCGAGACGCGTTCCAACGATCGCAGCAGTTGGCCAGCATTTTGTGGGAACGTTGGGTCAAGGAGTACATTCCTTCGCTGAACCAGAGGACAAAGTGGTTTGGTGAGTCGAGACCATTAAGAATAGGAGACTTAGTTTATGTGGTAGAAGGTAGCAACCGGAAGTGCTGGATCCGCGGGGTGATAGAGGAGGTCATCGTGTCCGGTGATGGACGAATTCGACAGGCCTGGGTACGCACCAACAGTGGACGATATAGGCAAGCAACAGCAAAACTAGCCGTGATGGAGTTTGGTAACTCTGAACCGGATGCGAGCTCCGGTACAGGGTTACGGGCCGGGGAATGTTCTGGCATCACTGGCAGTTGCACCATTGCACCCGTGTCGAATTGA